Proteins encoded together in one Ferroglobus placidus DSM 10642 window:
- a CDS encoding toxin-antitoxin system TumE family protein — MLKTLELLDKSPIVKSYEILDFKKGRDFYYLKIKAILINDTVLHIREYVSPDDSSYSYNWVDGDGNLICRWDNAPHYKHIKTFPHHKHTKNGVKESFETTLQDVLTVIEKEVTT, encoded by the coding sequence ATGCTAAAGACGTTAGAATTGCTTGACAAAAGTCCGATCGTTAAGTCTTACGAAATACTCGACTTTAAAAAGGGAAGGGATTTCTACTACCTTAAGATCAAAGCTATTTTAATCAACGATACAGTTTTGCACATCAGAGAATACGTCTCACCAGATGACTCATCTTACTCATACAATTGGGTTGATGGGGACGGGAATCTCATTTGCAGATGGGACAACGCACCACATTATAAACACATTAAAACGTTTCCGCACCATAAACACACTAAAAATGGGGTTAAAGAGTCATTCGAAACAACTCTACAAGATGTTTTAACTGTTATTGAAAAGGAAGTTACAACATAA
- a CDS encoding slipin family protein, which yields MALSDTILLGLAIVIILFLLSGIRIVKEYERGVIFRLGRLVGARGPGIFYVIPILESMQVVDLRTVTYDVPPQEVVTRDNVTVRVNAVVYYRVVDPEKAITEVYDYKFATAQIAQTTLRSVIGQAELDELLSEREKLNLKLQQIIDEATDQWGIKVSAVEIKDVELPKEMQRAMAMQAEAERERRAKIIRADGEYQAALKLKEAAEILSESRGAMMLRILQTMNEISNAQNTTIVFPIPIEILEYFAETKRGKKEQ from the coding sequence ATGGCTTTAAGCGACACGATACTGTTGGGACTGGCGATAGTCATAATTCTGTTCCTCCTTTCGGGAATCAGAATCGTTAAGGAGTACGAGAGAGGTGTAATTTTCAGACTCGGAAGGCTCGTCGGTGCGAGAGGACCTGGAATATTTTACGTCATCCCGATTCTCGAAAGCATGCAGGTTGTCGACCTTAGAACGGTAACTTACGACGTACCTCCGCAAGAAGTCGTTACAAGAGATAACGTCACTGTTAGGGTTAACGCGGTTGTTTACTATCGAGTTGTCGATCCGGAGAAAGCGATAACGGAAGTTTACGATTACAAGTTCGCAACAGCCCAAATTGCCCAGACCACCCTGAGAAGCGTTATTGGTCAGGCGGAACTTGACGAACTGCTTTCGGAAAGAGAAAAGCTGAATTTAAAGCTTCAGCAGATAATAGACGAAGCCACGGATCAGTGGGGAATAAAAGTTTCGGCTGTTGAAATAAAGGATGTCGAGCTGCCGAAGGAAATGCAGAGGGCTATGGCTATGCAGGCTGAAGCTGAAAGAGAGAGGAGGGCGAAGATTATAAGGGCGGACGGAGAGTATCAAGCTGCTTTGAAGTTGAAAGAAGCGGCAGAAATACTTTCGGAAAGCAGAGGGGCTATGATGCTGAGAATTCTCCAGACGATGAACGAAATCTCCAACGCTCAAAACACAACAATAGTCTTTCCAATTCCGATAGAAATCCTCGAATACTTCGCTGAGACGAAGAGAGGTAAGAAAGAGCAGTAA